GGAAGACCGGTCTCCGTCGAGACGGCCGCGGGCGAGCGCTACGAGGCCGACGCGGTGATCGTCGCCGGGGGCGCGTGGTCCGGCGAGTTCGCCGACCAGCTGGGAGTCGGGGTGCCCGTCGAGCCACAGCGGGGCCAGATCGTCCACCTCGAAACCGACCACGAGACGGGCGATTGGCCGGTCGTGAAGGGGTTCCGTGGCCACTACATCGTCCCGTGGCCCGGCGGGCGTCTCGCCGTCGGGGCGACCCGCGAGTCGGGCTCGGGGTTCGACCCCCGGGCGACCGCCGGCGGGGTCAACGAGGTGTTGGAGGAGGCGCTGCGTGTCGCCCCCGGGCTCGCCGACGCCACGCTCGCGGAGGTCCGCGTCGGGCTCCGCCCCACCTCGCCCGACGGTCTGCCCGTCCTCGGACGCGTCGCTGACGGCGTCGTCCTCGCTACCGGTCACGGCGCGACGGGCCTCCAGCTGGGCCCCTACAGCGGGCGGCTGATCGCGGAGTCGGTTCTGGGTGAAACGCCCGCGGAGCTCGAGCCGTTCACCCCCGATCGGTTCTGAGGTAGTCGGGGTCGGCGAACGGCTCCTCCTCGCCCCGGACGTCGATCACGTCCAGCGCGGTCACCTCGCAGTCGATCCCCACGAGCCCGGCGAAGCTGGGGTCCGTCCGGCCCTCGTCGCCGCTGACCAGCTCCTTGACGTAGAGCCCGCCCGCGCCGTGGACCGTCAGTTCGGCGTGCTCGGGATCGTGGAGCTCGCCCTCGATCGAGTAGACCTCCCGGACCCGGGTGAGATCGGCCCGCCGATGGGAGACCCGCTGGGGGGTGTCCTGCTCGATCGTCGCGCCGTCGAGCTCTTCGAGAGCCTTCCCGAAGGCCTCGGGATCGACCGGCTCGGCGAACTCGACGTCCATTCTGTACGTTTTGCTCGCCTCGAGGCCCTTCACCCGCTCGACCATCTCGTGGGTCGCGAGCCTGAGTCCCTCGACCTCGATCGAGTCCCCGGCGCCCTCGTTGATCTCGCGTTCGAGCGCCTCCAGATCCGGCTCGCGCTCGCGGGGGCGCTTGACCTCGAGGACGAACGGGCGGCCCGACTCGAGCATGAGCGCGTCGACGTCCTCCCGCCCTGCACCGTGGAAGACGCCCTCATCGCCGTCCATCGCCTCGACCACGGCGGGGGCAGTGAACTCCTCGACGCTGTCGTCGTAGAGGTAGCCCGAGCCCCCGCAGTGATCGCAGGGCTCCTCGCCCCCGTCGGAGGCGAGCTGCTTGCCCGACCCGCCACATTCCCGGCAGGGCCACTCCGTCTGGGGGATGTCGCGTTCGAGCTTCCGATACCGGCCGTAGACGAACGCGGGGTTGATCTGGAGGTCGACCGTGTGCGCCGAGATCGACTCGGGGCCCTCGTCGCCGAGGGCACAGAGCGCGAGCACGTCCGGGCGCTCGAAGTCGACCTCGGTGCCCGTCTCCCGCCCCACGCGCTTTCCGACCTCGCGGTTGCACTCGGACTTGAACGCCTCCCCCGCGTCGACGGGCAGCTCCGCCGACTCCCGGAGGAGCCGTTCGTTCTCCTCGATCAGCGGCGGGACGCGCGTGCCGACCTGGTAGGTCGCGAAGCCGACGCCCTCGGTCTTCCCGACGACCTGTTCGGCCAGCTCGTCGAACGCACCGCTGTAGCCCTCACAGACCCAGCAGTCCTCGACTTCGGGCGCCTCGTAGGGCTCGTCGTCCTCGAGGGCCAGCGTCATGCGCAGGGCGGTGCCGCGCTCGTCGTTGGTCAACCCGAAGCTCCGGTCGGCGAAGACCCGCCCGAGACAGGCGTTACAGACGGGGTCCTGTGCGACGACTTCCCGCGCGCTCTCGAGGACGTTCATCGCGTCGCCTCCGCGCTCGTCGGTATCGCGACACCGTTCGAGTGGAGGTGTCGCCGTTGCTCGGCTCCGAACATACCGAATTCTGGCGACGTGAGGGTAAGGGCCTGACGTTTTCGCCCGCCGGCGTCGCGAGAGCGGGGGGTATATGGCCCGCGGGCGGCGAGTGCGGCTATGCGCCAGTTCATCGTCTCGGGCCACGACGTTCCTCTCACCTCGGACTTCTCGCTCGACGACCTCGCGGGCGGCGCGGGCCGTCTGGACGTGCTCTGTCGGTGCGTCTCCTCGGCCTTCTTCCTCTCGCACGCGATCCGCGAGGACGTCCGGACCCACCTGGTGCTCGGCGACGAGTTCACGGTCCGGTTCGAGGGGAGCGAGCTCAGACGATTGAACCCCGACGAGCGCTCCACGGCGGCGCTGATCCGCAAGGCCCTCGAGGAGCGCGAGGAGGCCATCGGCCACATGGAGGTCGAGACCTCCCCAGGAGTGTACCTCTCGCGGCGCGGATTCGAGCCGATCCTGGAGACGGCCGCCGGGGACGGGACGGTGGTCCAACTGCACGAGGACGGCGATCCCGCCGTGGAGGTCGAACCGCCCGCGGACCCCGTGTTCGTGCTCTCGGACCACCGGGACTTCGCCAAGGGCGAGGCGGAGCTGCTCTCCGAGCGCGCCGACGAGCGGGTACGGCTCGGGCCCGAGCGCCTGCACGCGAACCACGCGATCACGGTGGCGCACAACTGGCTCGATACCGAGGGGTACGCGGAGTACTGACGCGTCGTTCCGGAACGCTTAACAACGCAACCGGCTTTCTTCCGATCGCGGGCCGGTGGGGTAGCTTGGTATCCTTCGGCCTTCGGGTGGCCGTAACCGCGATTCGAATTCGCGCCGGCCCATCTTACCTCACTTCACAACGACGAGCGACAGCGAGGAGTCCGAAGTGAGTGTAAAACGGATCCGCGAAGATTCGCACTGGTAGACTCCGAGCCGACCCGTCTTCCCGTACTCCTCCTGATAATATCAGTATTATGTGACCTGTAGGGATCCCATACATCTAGAGAAAGAGTTATGTTCTCCGGAACGATACGCGATACTATCATGCCAAGAGACACCATGAAAGACATCGACCATAGCTCCCCGTCCGCGGACGAACTCACCTCGATCTGGCACCGGGGGGACGAGGGTCGCTCCGAGATGAAGGAAGACGCAGCCGACGTCGACGAGCAGATCGTCCCCGCTCCCGCCGACTGACGCCACCCCAGCACTGATGACTGGCCCGGTCGACGGGACCGTATGGCCGGCCCGGCCTCCGTCCGCGGCGTCGACCTCGACCCCGAGACTCGCTGTGCACACTACGGCTCGCCGCGGGACGTGATCGCGATCCGGTTTCCCTGCTGTGGCGACTACTTCGCCTGCTACGAGTGTCACGCCGCCCGCACGGGCCACGACGCCGAGCGCTGGCCCGCCGACGCCCGCAGCGAACGCGCCGTCCTCTGTGGGGTCTGTGGGATCGAGCTCACCATCTCCGAGTACCTCGATTCGGATCACGCCTGCCCCGACTGTGGCGCCGCGTTCAACCCCGGCTGTGCGGACCACTACCACCTCTATTTCGAGAGCGTGTCGGAAGCTTCTGGAGCCGACCGGTCCTAATCGAACCATGACCGACCCGCTGGAATGGGAGACGCTGGACGAGGACGTCGCCTACACGTGCCCCGGCTTCGACGTGATCCACGAGGACGTCCGGCTGCCCGACGGCACCGAGACCGACTTCGACTACGCGAGCGAGCCCCCCGCGGCGGTGATCCTTCCCTTCACCCCCGAGGGCGAGGTCGTGCTCATCGAGGAGTGGCGCCAGGCGGTCAAACGGGTCAACCGCGGGCTTCCCGCGGGGAGCATCGAACCCGGCGAGGACCGCGAGGCCGCAGCCCGCCGCGAACTCGCCGAGGAGACGGGCTACGAGGCCGGCGAGATGGAGTTCCTCGCGACCATCGAGCTCGCGAACGGCCTGCTCGACGCCGTCCACCACTACTTCGTCGCCCACGACTGCGAGCCGACCGGCGAGCAGGAACTCGACTTCAACGAGTCCATTCGAGTGGGGACCGCCGACTGGGAGGCACTCGTCGAGGACGTGAAAAACGGCGAGCTTCGGGACGGACGGACCGTCACCGGCGTGCTCCAGTACGCGCTCTCGCGATGACCGACGAACGCGCCCACTGGAACGAGCGGTATCGGGAGCGCGAGCCGCCGACCGAGCCCTCGGACCTCCTTCGGGAGTGGGTCGACGATCTCCCCGACGGTCGGGCGCTCGACGTCGCGACCGGCGGGGGACGGAACGCGCTCTTCCTCGCCGAGCACGACTATTCGGTCGACGCGATCGACGTCGCCGAGGAGGGGCTGGGGATCGCCCGCGAGCGTGCCGACGAGCGGGGCCTCTCGGAGCAGATCGAGTTCGTGCGGGCCGACGTGGAGGACCACGACTTCCCCGCCGAGGCCTACGACGCCGTCGTGGTGAGTCACTACTACAGCCTGAACGCCCTGCCCGACCTCAAAGAGGCGCTCGCGCCCGGCGGCGTCCTGCTGTACGAACACCGCCTCCACCCGCCCGACGACCGCTCGAGCCGGTTTCGCTTCCGGGCTAACGAGCTCCTGAGAGCGTGTCTCGACCTGCGGATCGTCCGCTACGAGGAGCCGATGGGGATCACGGAGGATGCGACGGACGTCCGGCTGGTCGCCCGGAAACCGTCCTCGGAGTGACTCGCAACCCTTACCGCGCGCTCGCCCGAACCCCGGCCAATGAGCGAGATCTTCGAGGCCCGCGACTGGGACGCGGCCGGGCGGATCGGCCGCCTCTCGGTCCCGCGGTCGGGCGTCACCGTCGAGACGCCGACCATCATGCCCGTCGTGAACCCGCACATCCAGACGATTCCTCCTCGTGAACTCGCCGAGCGCTTCGGCGCCGAGATCCTCATCACCAACTCCTACATCCTCCACGGCAGCGACGAGCTGCACGACGAAGCCCTCTCACGGGGACTCCACGACCTGCTCGACTTCCCCGGCGCGATCATGACCGACTCAGGCTCGTTCCAACTCTCCGAGTACGGCGAGATCGACGTCACAAGCGAGGAGATCCTCGCGTTCCAGCGCGAGATCGGCTCGGACATCGCGACTCCGGTGGACATCCCGACTGCGCCGGACACGGAGCGGGAGGCCGCCGAGATCGAGCTCGGGACCACCCAGGAGCGCCTCGAGGCCGCCGCGGAGTTCGATTCGGGTGAGACCCTCGTCTCGGCGCCCGTCCAGGGCTCGACCTACCCCGACCTCCGGGAGGCGGCGGGCGAGCACGCCACCGGGACCGGACTGGACGTCTTCCCCATCGGCGCGGTCGTCCCGCTGATGAACGAGTACCGGTACGGGGAGATGGTCGACGTCGTCGCGGCCGCGAAGCGGGGGCTCGGGCCCGCCGCCCCGGTCCATCTCTTCGGCGCGGGCCACCCCATGATGTTCGCGCTGGCGGTCGCGGCGGGCTGTGACCTCTTCGACTCGGCGGCCTACGCGATCTACGCGCGAGACGGGCGCTATCTCACGGTTCGGGGCACCGAGCATCTGGAGGAGCTCGACTACTTCCCGTGTTCGTGCCCGGTCTGTGCGGAGTACACCCCCGCGGAGGTCCAAAACGGGGAGACGGAACGCCTGCTCACGGAGCACAACCTCTACGTCACGTTCGCGGAGATCCGACGGATCAAGGCCGCGATCCGCGAGGGGAACTTGCTGGAGCTCGTCGAGTCGCGTGCCCGCGGCCATCCGGCGATCCTCGACGGCTATCGCGCGCTGCTCGCCCATTCGGAACAACTCGAACATACCGATCCCGCCTCGAAGTCGACCTTCTTCTACCTCTCGGGTGAGAGCGCCTCCCGGCCCGAGGTGCGTCGCCACCACCGCCGGCTCGAACGGCTCTCGGTCCCCGACTCGCTGCTGCTCGCCGGCGGGCCTACCGACGGCGCCGTCGAGACCGAGGAGGTCTGGACGGTCCGCCCGCCGTTCGGACCCGTCCCTCCGGAGCTCTCGGAGACCTACCCCGCGAACGCTGAGCTGCCCGATCGGCTCGACGGCGAGGCGTACGCGGCCGCGGCGCGGGGCGTCGCGCGGCTGGCCGAAGCGAACCCAGACTGCGAGGTCGCGCTCGCGACCGCGGGCTGGCCCGACGCGGCGCTCGCGGCCCTCCCCGGGAGCATCGAGTTGGTCTGATTCACTCGAACCCCATCGTCACTCGTTCTCAGGGTGGGCGTCGGGGCCCTCCCTGTAGGTCCGTTCGAGGTGCTCGCGCAGGACCTCCCGACCCTCCTCCTCGCGGCGTTTTCGCTCCGCGGCGGTGATCTCCTCGCAGCCCGTGGGCACCTCGTAGCCCCGGTTGGTGAAGTAGCCCTCCGGGGTCGTCCAGTCGTTGTAGAACTCGGGGTCGTCCTCGCGGAGCAGGGTCAGCGCGACCTGCGCGCCGTGGCCCGCGGCGACGATCGCCTGGTGGTAGCCGCCGGCGAGCCGGCCCGCCGCGTACAGCCCCTCGACGGCCGTCTCCCCCGTCGGGCCCGCCTCGATGAACCCCTCCTCGATCTCGACGGGAAGCTCCGCGAGATAGCCGGCGTCGTCCCACGAGGCGGCGATGACGTACCGGCTCGCGACGCTCCGGCCCTCCATGTGGGTCTCGAAGCCCGCGCCGGTCGTCGCGATCTCGTCGACCCGTGCCTGGTCGAACGTACAGCCCGCGTGGCGCGCCTGGTCGCGAAGCATGTCGAGGAAGCGCCGCGGGTCGATCCCGACGGGGAAGCCGGGGTAGTTCTCGAGCAGCGCGTTGCGCGCGAGGATCGAGCGCTCGCAGTTCACGACGAGGGTTTCGAGGCCCGCCCGCGCGGTGAAGACCGCCGCCGAGAGCCCCGCGACGCCCCCGCCGACGATCACGGCGTCGTACTCCGTCATTTCCGCTAGCTTCGTCCCCAGGCCGGTTAGCCTGTCGATCGTTCTCGGGGCCGCGCCCTTCCGACCCCTTCTAATGGCCCCCCGCCGTACCCGGCTGCATGTCGACTCCAGCACCGACTCCGACGGTGCTCACCGACGCCGAGCGAGCGGTCCTCGGCGCCGCGACCGCCTACGCGCGCCGCCACGACCTCGCGACCCCGCCCGAGGAGGCGTACCTGTCGGCCCTTCCGGACGCTCGCCGGGGCATCCTCGGCCGGTTCGTCGGCGGGCTGTTTCGGGACGCTCCCGACGGGCTCCCGACCCCCATCACCCTCCCGGCGGACGACCCGACGGTTCCGGCCGACGCGCCCGCGCCGCTCGGAGAGGTGGGCGGCGATTGCCCGTTCACGGGGATCGACCTCCCGGACGGAACCCGCTCGGTCCGCGCGCTCGCGCTCCCGGAGAGCGGGACCGTTCTCCTCGCGTCGGTCGCCGCCGAACACGGCTACGGCCGCCTCGCGTTCGCGGGCCCGCTCTTCCTGTGGCACGACGACACGACCGACCCCGTCGACCACCCGGCCGAGCTCGTCCCGCTTCTCGAACGCGAGGGCGCGTTCGCGGACGCCGATCAAGCCCGGTTGATCGAGGAGGAGTTGGAGGAAAGCGTCGCCAACCTCGCCTTCGCGCGACTCGCCGGAGACGTATGGGAGGCCGACTGCGCGGACGTCGCGTCGGTCGCGGGGCTCACAGAGCGGGTGGCGGGCGCCGACCCCGTCGCCTCGCTCGAACGCGTGGCACGCGAGGGCCACCCGTTCCACCACGGCGCGAAGATCCGCCGCGGAATGGACGCGGGCGCGGCCCTGGCGTACGCCCCCGAGTTCACCGACCGGATCGACGTCCGCTTCGCTGCCGTCGATGTCGACTACACCAAACGCGAGACGGCGGGGGGCAGGCAGCTCACCGAACGGTTGTTCTCGCTGTTCGACGGGCTCGGGGAGGCACTCGAGGACGCGACCCCGGCCGGTCGCTCGCCCGGGGAGTACGCCGTGATCCCGGTCCACCCCTGGCAGTTCGCCCGTGTCTTCCCCGACCGGTACCGCGAGGCGCTCGCCGATGGCCGAGTCCTCGCGCTCGACTACGCCCACCCCGCGACGCCGCTCTCGAACCTCAGGACAGTGGTCCCTCACGCGAGCGACCGGACCGGCCCCGGACCCCATCCCCATCTGAAGCTCGCGATCGAGGTCCGGACGACCAACGCGACGCGCACCCTCTCGCCCCAGGCGGTCCACAACGGCCCCCGCGTGACGGCCGTCCTCCGGGAGATCGCCGGGGATCTCGAAGGGGGGCTCGGCTTTCTCGACGAACACGCGGCGACGTGCTATCACGCCCCCGGGGGTCCGCATCCCGCAGGCGAGGCCTACGACGACGCGCGGAGCCTCTCGGGGCTCCTTCGAGCGAACCCCCACGGCCACCCGCTGGTCGGCGATGCCCTCCCGGTGTCGGGCTCCAGCCTGATCGCGCGCTCGCCGGCAAGCGGACGACCGGTGGTCGCCGACGTCGTCGCGGAGTACCGCGAGTCCACCGGACGGGGCGTCGAGGGGTTCCTCGAGGAGTACGTCGCCTGTGTGATCCCCGACCAGCTGCGGCTGCTCTCGAAGTGGGGGATCGCCCTCGAATCACACGCCCAGAACAGCCTCGTCGCCTTCGACTCCGGCCGGCCGGCCGCCGCGCTGGTCCGGGACTTCGGCGGGGTGCGCGTCCATGCCGACCGGCTCGCCGAGCACGATCTCGCGGTCGAGACCTACCCCGATTCGGACGTGCGTGCCGACGACGAGCGCGACTGCTACCGCAAACTGTACTACGCGCTCTTCCAGAACCACCTCTCGGAGCTGATCGTCGCGCTCGTCGGCTCGACAGGGATCGACGAGGAACGCTGCTGGGGGATCGTTCGCGCCCAGTGCGAACGGACCTTCGACGAGCTCCGGGCCGACCCCGCGATCCCCGACGGGCGGGTCGAGCGCGACCGCGAGGCGCTGTTCGCCGAGCCCGCCGAACACAAGGCGCTGACCGCGATGCGGTTAGGGGGCAAGCGCCACGAGTACGCCATCGCGCGGGTCCCGAACCCGCTCGCGCGATAGACGGTCGGGCGCCTCGGGATCGACAGTCTCATTCGCGTCTCCGCGCCAGTCAAACCATGACCGACTACTTCGAGGTCCACGGGCGCGACGGGGCCGCGCGACTCGGCGAGCTGCGCCTCGCCGATCCCCTCACCACGCCGGCGCTCGCGGACGACCACGTCGAGGACGCCGGCAGCCTCTGGTCGGAGGATCGCGAGCCCCCCGAGGGTCGCGACGACCGCGTGACGATCCTTCCCCACAGGGCCTTCCCCAGCGGCACCGACGAGGAGGTCGAGGAGGCCTTCGCCGTCTCGAACCCCGACGTCGACTACCCGAGCGCCGCGGTCGTTTCACCCACCACCGCCGCGGACCACGGCACCGACGCCTACGTCCTCTCGACGGCGCAGGGGAGCGTCGGCCACGCCAGCGCGCTGCGCGACGAGGTACTCGCGGTCCGGGAGGCGATCCCCGCCGACACCGCGCTGTATCTCTCGGGCGTCGCGACGCCCCGAAACGCCGCGCTGCTCGCCTACATCGGCGTCGACCTGCTGGATGCCCACAAGGCGGTCGTGAAGGGTACCCAGGGGATGTACCTCACGAGCGAGGGCGAACACTTCCTCTCGGATCTCGAGGAGCTGCCGTGTGCCTGTTCTGCGTGTCAACAGCCCCGCGAGGAGTTCAGCCGCGAGGACTGTGCCGAGCACAACGAGAACGCGCTTCGGGCCGAGCTCAGGGTCGTCCGCGAGCGGATCCGTGCGGGGCGACTGCGCGACTACGTCGAGGGCCAGGCCCGCCACGCGCCGTGGCTGACCTCTCTGTTCCGGGAGTTCGACGACGAATGGAGTTACGTGGAGGAACGGACCCCGATATACCGCACGAGCGAGATCAGCGCGACGACCGACGACACCCTTCGGAGGATCGAGATCCAACGTTTCGCCGACCGAGTCACGTCGAGATACCGGAGCCGGTTCGACAACCCGCTCGTGTTGGTGCCCTGCTCGGCAACCAAACCCTACAGCGAGTCCCAGAGCCACGGCCAGTTCCACGACGCGATCCAGTACCGCGCCCACCTGGTCTCGATGACCTCGCCCATCGGGGTCGTCCCCCAGGAGCTCGAAACGACCTACCCGGCCCAGCACTACGACACCGCCGTTACGGGGAGGTGGACCGAAACGGAGATCGCCTTCGTCGCTCGCGTTCTCCGCCGGTATCTCGAACGAAACGAGTATCCGAGAATCATCGCCCACCTGCCCGCGGACTACCGGGAGATCATCGAGCGCGTCGAGCCACATATCGACACCCCCATCGAGTACACGGTCGAGGACCACCCGACCACGACGGACTCGATCGCGAACCTCATGAAGGCCCTCGACGGCGAGCTCAAGTACGGCAAGCGAGAGCGCCAGCACAATACGGTAAAAGCGATCGCGGACTACCAGTTCGGTGAGGGGGCGGGCGACGAGCTCTTCGCCGACCTCTCGATCCAGAGCCGGTACCCGAAGTTCCGCGCCCACACGAGCGACGGCGAGCAACTCGCCGCGATGGTGCCCCAGTACGGGACGCTCGCGCTGACGCTGGCGGGCGCGCGGCGGTGGCTCGAGAGCGACGCCCCCACGAAACGCGTGGAGATCGACGGCTTCGTCCCCCACGGAAACGTCCTCGCGCCGGGGATTCTGGACGCCGATGCGGAGATCAGGACCGGCGACGAGGTCGTCGTCGAGGGCCCGAAGGCGTTCGCGGCCGGGCGTGCGGAGATGTTCGGCCGAGAGATGACGGAAAGCACCCGGGGAGTTGCAGTCGACGTTCGGCACGTCGAGGAGCGGTAGTCGGCTTTTTACCGGAGGCGGCCCATGCGCCTCCATGGACGAGATCACGCTGGCGGTGCCCCGAGAGCTCGGCGAGAGCCTTCCCGAGGACGGCGAGGAGACGCTGATGGCGATGCAACGGGAGATCGACCAGTACGAGGGCTACATCAACGGCGCGGTTCCGGAGGGGGAGAGCGAGGCCGCGAGCGCCGCGGCGGACGTCATCGACCGCCTGGAGGAGCGCTGGGAGCAGTACGACGAGTACATCGTCGAGCTGCGCGCGTGGGGCCAGTCGTCGATCTACGCGGAGGTGTGGTGTGACTTCCAGTACGCGCTGATCCAGCAGATCTACGACCACGAGGAGCTGGCCGACGCGCTCGATCAGGAGCGCCACGCCCGGCTCGTCGACGACGGGATCCGGTTGAGCGACGCCGTATGAGCGACGACGAGCCGGCCTACGCCCGGAAGCTCCGCTCCCGGCCGGGCCGGACCCGTCCGCTCGACGGCGGGGCGGTCGCCGCCGGGCTCTGTTTCGGCGTCCTGGCGATCCTCGTCTCGATCGCCGGGCCGCTCACGGGCGAGGTCCGGCTATCGTTCACCGCGATCTGTCTGTTCTGTGGCGGGCTCCTCGCGGGCTATCTCACCCGGCCGAACGCGAGCGGCGCGCTTCAGGGGAGCGCGGTGGTCTGCGGGACCGCGGCGCTGATGGTCGCGGTCTCGGCCTCGATCACCGTCGGGACCGGCTCGTTGCTTCGGGTCCCGCTCGTACTCGTCTACGAGTCGCTCTCGCCGGCCGCCTTCGGCGCCTTCGGCGCGCTCTCGCTCTGTTTCGGCGCGCTCGCGGGCGAACTCGGGTTCCGGCTGCGTCGCTGAGCCGGCACGCGCCACGCGACTGCCGGTATTTATCCCCCCTGCGTCCGTGCTTCGGATCATGAACCTCGAGCTGCGCTCCTTCGCGACGTTCCGCGAGGCGATGGGGCAGAAGACGATCGAACGCGACTACGAGGAGGGCGTCACGGTCGGGGAGGTCCTCGCGGACCTCGAATCCGAGTTCGACGGGCTGGAGGGACGGCTGCTCGACGGCGACGGCGAGATCCAGCCCCAGCTCTCGATCCTCAAGAACGGCCGGGACGTCACCCACGCCCAGGGCCCCGAGACGCCGCTCGAACCGGGCGACACACTGAGTCTCTTCCCGCCGGTCGCCGGGGGCCAATGAGGACCGAACGCTCCTTTCGGGGGATCAGTCAGCGCCTCGCCCGGCACTACCTCTCGAACCTCGGCGGCGAGGTCGAGAGCGACGACCGGGTCGTCGGCGAGGACTGGGAGGCCGACCTCTCCTCGGCGAAGGTCTCGATCGGCCCCTCGCTCTCGCTGACCGAGGTGACGATCGTCTTCGAGGGCGAGGAGGAGACGTTGGAACCGCTGATCGAGCAGTTCGCCCAGAAGGCGATGCGCGCGGGCGGATGAGCCACCCGATCGACGGCCAGGTCGTTCTCCTCGCGGCCGCGAAGGCGAGCGTCCCCGGCAGTCGGCTGCCCGGCCTGCTCGAACGCGCCCAGGACGAACTGGAACCGGAGCTCGACGACTACCGACGGCGCTACGAACTCGCCGTCGAGACCGACGAGCGCTGTTGTTTCTTCGTCCCCGCCGACCACTGGGAGGCGTTCGGGGAGGAACACGGGCTCGAACGCCGTGAGCACGAGGCGCTCCGGCGGACCCACGAGGAGCAGCTGAAACGCCTCGGCAAGCGCGAGGACCGGCGCGCGGAGTTCGAGACGGCCCTCGACGTGCGGTCGGCGATCGTCGTCGGGACGGGAAAGTGAAAGCCGTTTAGCCCCCGCTCCCCTACCGGCGGCCAGTGACCGACGACACCCCGCTCGACGAGTTCTTCGACGCGATCCAACAGCTCGGACAGCCCGTCCTCACCGCCGAGGAGCTGGCCCGGGTCCTCGACTGTTCCCAGGAGGAGGCCGACCGCCGGCTCTCGGAGCTCGCCGAGGCCGGGACGGTGGGCCGCCGGGACGTCGAGCGCGATCCCGTCGTGTGGTATCCCGTCGAGTGGGACCGCCACGCTCGGCGCGAGCGGGTCGTCACCTTCCCGAACCGCCGCGAGCTGGTCGTCTCCC
The sequence above is a segment of the Halalkalicoccus tibetensis genome. Coding sequences within it:
- the arcS gene encoding archaeosine synthase subunit alpha; the protein is MTDYFEVHGRDGAARLGELRLADPLTTPALADDHVEDAGSLWSEDREPPEGRDDRVTILPHRAFPSGTDEEVEEAFAVSNPDVDYPSAAVVSPTTAADHGTDAYVLSTAQGSVGHASALRDEVLAVREAIPADTALYLSGVATPRNAALLAYIGVDLLDAHKAVVKGTQGMYLTSEGEHFLSDLEELPCACSACQQPREEFSREDCAEHNENALRAELRVVRERIRAGRLRDYVEGQARHAPWLTSLFREFDDEWSYVEERTPIYRTSEISATTDDTLRRIEIQRFADRVTSRYRSRFDNPLVLVPCSATKPYSESQSHGQFHDAIQYRAHLVSMTSPIGVVPQELETTYPAQHYDTAVTGRWTETEIAFVARVLRRYLERNEYPRIIAHLPADYREIIERVEPHIDTPIEYTVEDHPTTTDSIANLMKALDGELKYGKRERQHNTVKAIADYQFGEGAGDELFADLSIQSRYPKFRAHTSDGEQLAAMVPQYGTLALTLAGARRWLESDAPTKRVEIDGFVPHGNVLAPGILDADAEIRTGDEVVVEGPKAFAAGRAEMFGREMTESTRGVAVDVRHVEER
- a CDS encoding IucA/IucC family protein, whose translation is MSTPAPTPTVLTDAERAVLGAATAYARRHDLATPPEEAYLSALPDARRGILGRFVGGLFRDAPDGLPTPITLPADDPTVPADAPAPLGEVGGDCPFTGIDLPDGTRSVRALALPESGTVLLASVAAEHGYGRLAFAGPLFLWHDDTTDPVDHPAELVPLLEREGAFADADQARLIEEELEESVANLAFARLAGDVWEADCADVASVAGLTERVAGADPVASLERVAREGHPFHHGAKIRRGMDAGAALAYAPEFTDRIDVRFAAVDVDYTKRETAGGRQLTERLFSLFDGLGEALEDATPAGRSPGEYAVIPVHPWQFARVFPDRYREALADGRVLALDYAHPATPLSNLRTVVPHASDRTGPGPHPHLKLAIEVRTTNATRTLSPQAVHNGPRVTAVLREIAGDLEGGLGFLDEHAATCYHAPGGPHPAGEAYDDARSLSGLLRANPHGHPLVGDALPVSGSSLIARSPASGRPVVADVVAEYRESTGRGVEGFLEEYVACVIPDQLRLLSKWGIALESHAQNSLVAFDSGRPAAALVRDFGGVRVHADRLAEHDLAVETYPDSDVRADDERDCYRKLYYALFQNHLSELIVALVGSTGIDEERCWGIVRAQCERTFDELRADPAIPDGRVERDREALFAEPAEHKALTAMRLGGKRHEYAIARVPNPLAR
- a CDS encoding ubiquitin-like small modifier protein 1, with translation MNLELRSFATFREAMGQKTIERDYEEGVTVGEVLADLESEFDGLEGRLLDGDGEIQPQLSILKNGRDVTHAQGPETPLEPGDTLSLFPPVAGGQ